A genome region from Syntrophorhabdaceae bacterium includes the following:
- a CDS encoding flagellar motor protein MotB yields MDEEHNAPVRIIIKKKRGHGGGHHGGAWKVAYADFVTAMMALFIVLWIVGQSAAVKQAISAYFKDPGVFTSTKGGLLSDAQKTAALPPPPVPFEAGGAAAEMEKLKAEAATIEKAISGTPEFKKFVDKIHLTVTEEGLRIDLVEASEGLFFDIGKAQCKPETVKLLKVIAGHLAMLQNPVVIEGYTDARPYVASGYSNWDLSTDRANSARNIMENGGLRKNQIVQVRGFADRKLRVPDKPMDFSNRRVSILVPPEKPATPAKAEVKTSPPPNPAAPASGNKGK; encoded by the coding sequence ATGGATGAAGAACATAACGCCCCGGTAAGAATAATTATAAAGAAAAAGAGGGGCCATGGGGGCGGACACCACGGCGGGGCCTGGAAGGTGGCCTACGCCGATTTCGTTACCGCAATGATGGCCCTTTTCATCGTGCTCTGGATCGTGGGGCAGAGCGCCGCGGTCAAACAGGCGATCTCCGCCTATTTCAAAGACCCCGGCGTCTTTACGAGCACGAAAGGGGGACTCCTTTCGGACGCGCAGAAGACTGCTGCGTTGCCTCCTCCTCCGGTCCCGTTTGAGGCGGGCGGCGCTGCCGCGGAGATGGAGAAGCTGAAGGCGGAAGCGGCAACCATTGAGAAAGCCATTTCGGGCACGCCCGAATTCAAGAAGTTTGTCGACAAGATCCATCTAACGGTAACTGAAGAAGGGCTGCGGATCGATCTTGTCGAGGCTTCCGAAGGGCTTTTTTTCGACATCGGCAAGGCCCAGTGCAAACCGGAGACGGTGAAGCTCCTCAAGGTGATCGCCGGCCATCTCGCCATGTTGCAGAATCCCGTGGTAATCGAAGGGTACACGGACGCGCGACCGTACGTCGCCTCCGGCTATTCCAACTGGGATTTGAGCACGGACCGGGCAAACAGCGCGAGGAATATCATGGAGAACGGCGGGCTCAGGAAGAACCAGATCGTCCAGGTAAGGGGCTTTGCGGACAGGAAACTGAGAGTGCCCGACAAGCCCATGGATTTTTCGAACAGGAGAGTGAGTATCCTCGTTCCGCCCGAGAAACCGGCCACCCCCGCCAAGGCGGAAGTGAAAACCTCACCCCCGCCGAATCCCGCTGCCCCTGCTTCAGGGAATAAAGGGAAATGA